A DNA window from Vigna angularis cultivar LongXiaoDou No.4 chromosome 1, ASM1680809v1, whole genome shotgun sequence contains the following coding sequences:
- the LOC108319691 gene encoding uncharacterized protein LOC108319691 isoform X1, with the protein MTPFMWCLNINNPVEVNLKLLKVMVCRWVGNDNSFRVSQKLVPFRVVDVLMSLGLEIGGLEIPFDEVVGGLVGQMFKSKTISLKDLTDMFNVIVDDKNIDVDVVCRLYILVCLVVFYFPRKSRHVCNMPFGVLDDLDRLCLYDWCTGVHKHIVENLNKCKKKIMGAGIPQSVTLSGNVAVLQAWAVERLSLHGHPSHRFFPRIMRWFPFKSRTEKIEHIFMTGDLKMEWYVRNEDRHRPEIRAAFNMDDGGMSEGSLGEGSKVDKDDDDDESSDDGAWEAGAEERLRKNNEDIRALNAKIGVLARELFEIYQTLIFHEADACGTDEEVGGGVDEGHGVGGEEKAEVGGDEEVEVGEDEEAEVGEDEEAEVRPDCGFEEEGDGNEVDDPLGAHTEVRGDDETVGNINFIEIDDDADEEEREVVPLAIPPLRSFVGDPSTSVDVNQLYTAVSIREMNVHRVVSEIIGQSLSTTSIYTLAPMKYVDNMVVLFACTVFMYFEKRLCGVVKRIHFSPLYSHHILTDYRKRPQNRHVFTLHNYNTYLRSDHFGLEELPKADFLFLPFVHDDHWWCYSVKLRSMEIFVIDSLGKGIRDRKRIDTAVAENMARFFCILINIPEGSIGPLTVKQANIPSQPNLHDCGVIMLKAMEIWDGDEKYNGKSMPEYTTEELLGIRKKYVCDWILDNENIRRMEALQLYGIV; encoded by the exons ATGACACCATTTATGTGGTGTTTGAATATTAATAACCCTGTGGaggtgaatttaaaattattgaaggttATGGTTTGCAGGTGGGTTGGAAATGATAACAGTTTTAGAGTTAGTCAAAAGTTGGTGCCCTTTAGAGTTGTTGATGTGTTGATGAGCTTAGGTTTAGAAATAGGTGGTTTAGAGATTCCCTTTGATGAAGTAGTTGGTGGATTGGTTGGTCaaatgttcaaatcaaaaaccATCAGTTTGAAGGACTTGACGGACATGTTTAATGTCATTGTTGATGATAAAAACATTGATGTTGATGTAGTGTGTcggttatatatattagtttgtttggttgttttctatttcCCTAGGAAATCAAGGCATGTTTGTAACATGCCTTTTGGAGTGTTAGATGACTTAGACCGTTTGTGTCTATATGATTGGTGCACCGGTGTACATAAACATATTGtagagaatttaaataaatgtaagaagaaaattatgggAGCAGGTATCCCCCAGTCAGTCACTCTCAGTGGCAATGTGGCAGTGTTGCAG gCTTGGGCGGTTGAGAGACTTTCTTTGCATGGTCATCCTTCGCACCGGTTTTTCCCGCGCATAATGAGGTGGTTCCCGTTTAAATCAAGGACCGAAAAAATTGAACATATTTTTATGACCGGAGAT TTAAAAATGGAGTGGTATGTACGAAATGAAGATCGTCATAGGCCGGAAATCCGTGCAGCTTTCAACATGGATGACGGAGGAATGAGTGAAGGATCCTTGGGTGAAGGATCCAAGGTTGacaaagatgatgatgatgacgaaaGCTCTGATGACGGGGCATGGGAAGCAGGTGCAGAGGAGAGATTAAGGAAAAACAATGAAGATATAAGAGCATTGAATGCCAAGATTGGAGTTCTGGCTAGggagttatttgaaatttatcaaaCTCTAATCTTTCATGAAGCAGATGCATGTGGCACTGATGAAGAGGTTGGGGGTGGAGTTGATGAAGGACATGGAGTTGGAGGTGAGGAGAAGGCTGAAGTTGGGGGAGACGAAGAGGTTGAAGTTGGGGAAGACGAAGAGGCTGAAGTTGGGGAAGACGAAGAGGCTGAAGTTCGTCCCGATTGTGGCTTcgaagaagaaggtgatggaAATGAAGTTGATGACCCCCTAGGTGCACATACTGAAGTAAGAGGGGATGATGAAACTGTTggtaacattaattttattgaaatagatGATGATGCTGATGAAGAAGAACGGGAGGTCGTGCCATTGGCTATACCCCCATTGCGCAGTTTTGTTGGTGATCCAAGCACTAGTGTTGATGTAAACCAATTGTATACAGCAGTCAGCATCAGAGAGATGAACGTACACAG GGTTGTAAGCGAGATAATTGGCCAAAGCTTGAGCACGACTTCAATTTACACTTTGGCCCCAATGAAATACGTTGATAACATG gTGGTGTTATTTGCTTGTACGGTCTTTATGTACTTTGAGAAAAGGTTGTGCGGTGTTGTTAAGAGGATTCATTTTAGTCCGTTATActcg CACCATATTCTTACAGATTATAGGAAACGTCCACAGAATCGCCATGTATTCACGCTTCATAACTATAACACTTATTTGCGTTCCGATCATTTTGGACTTGAAGAATTACCCAAGGCGGACTTT ttgTTTCTGCCATTTGTCCACGATGATCATTGGTGGTGTTATTCAGTGAAATTGAGGTCAATGGAGATTTTTGTGATTGATTCATTGGGGAAGGGGATCAGAGACCGCAAAAGGATAGACACAGCCGTT GCTGAAAATATGGCACGGTTTTTTTGCATCCTGATAAATATACCGGAAGGTAGTATTGGTCCTTTGACAGTTAAACAAGCAAATATCCCATCccaaccaaactt ACATGATTGTGGAGTAATAATGTTGAAAGCAATGGAAATCTGGGATGGAGATGAAAAATACAACGGGAAAAGCATGCCTGAATATACAACT GAGGAGCTGCTTGGGATTAGAAAGAAATATGTGTGTGACTGGATCCTGGACAACGAGAACATTAGAAGAATGGAAGCCCTACAGCTATACGGCATTGTCTAG
- the LOC108319691 gene encoding uncharacterized protein LOC108319691 isoform X2 — protein MTPFMWCLNINNPVEVNLKLLKVMVCRWVGNDNSFRVSQKLVPFRVVDVLMSLGLEIGGLEIPFDEVVGGLVGQMFKSKTISLKDLTDMFNVIVDDKNIDVDVVCRLYILVCLVVFYFPRKSRHVCNMPFGVLDDLDRLCLYDWCTGVHKHIVENLNKCKKKIMGAGIPQSVTLSGNVAVLQAWAVERLSLHGHPSHRFFPRIMRWFPFKSRTEKIEHIFMTGDLKMEWYVRNEDRHRPEIRAAFNMDDGGMSEGSLGEGSKVDKDDDDDESSDDGAWEAGAEERLRKNNEDIRALNAKIGVLARELFEIYQTLIFHEADACGTDEEVGGGVDEGHGVGGEEKAEVGGDEEVEVGEDEEAEVGEDEEAEVRPDCGFEEEGDGNEVDDPLGAHTEVRGDDETVGNINFIEIDDDADEEEREVVPLAIPPLRSFVGDPSTSVDVNQLYTAVSIREMNVHRVVSEIIGQSLSTTSIYTLAPMKYVDNMVVLFACTVFMYFEKRLCGVVKRIHFSPLYSIIGNVHRIAMYSRFITITLICVPIILDLKNYPRRTFCFCHLSTMIIGGVIQ, from the exons ATGACACCATTTATGTGGTGTTTGAATATTAATAACCCTGTGGaggtgaatttaaaattattgaaggttATGGTTTGCAGGTGGGTTGGAAATGATAACAGTTTTAGAGTTAGTCAAAAGTTGGTGCCCTTTAGAGTTGTTGATGTGTTGATGAGCTTAGGTTTAGAAATAGGTGGTTTAGAGATTCCCTTTGATGAAGTAGTTGGTGGATTGGTTGGTCaaatgttcaaatcaaaaaccATCAGTTTGAAGGACTTGACGGACATGTTTAATGTCATTGTTGATGATAAAAACATTGATGTTGATGTAGTGTGTcggttatatatattagtttgtttggttgttttctatttcCCTAGGAAATCAAGGCATGTTTGTAACATGCCTTTTGGAGTGTTAGATGACTTAGACCGTTTGTGTCTATATGATTGGTGCACCGGTGTACATAAACATATTGtagagaatttaaataaatgtaagaagaaaattatgggAGCAGGTATCCCCCAGTCAGTCACTCTCAGTGGCAATGTGGCAGTGTTGCAG gCTTGGGCGGTTGAGAGACTTTCTTTGCATGGTCATCCTTCGCACCGGTTTTTCCCGCGCATAATGAGGTGGTTCCCGTTTAAATCAAGGACCGAAAAAATTGAACATATTTTTATGACCGGAGAT TTAAAAATGGAGTGGTATGTACGAAATGAAGATCGTCATAGGCCGGAAATCCGTGCAGCTTTCAACATGGATGACGGAGGAATGAGTGAAGGATCCTTGGGTGAAGGATCCAAGGTTGacaaagatgatgatgatgacgaaaGCTCTGATGACGGGGCATGGGAAGCAGGTGCAGAGGAGAGATTAAGGAAAAACAATGAAGATATAAGAGCATTGAATGCCAAGATTGGAGTTCTGGCTAGggagttatttgaaatttatcaaaCTCTAATCTTTCATGAAGCAGATGCATGTGGCACTGATGAAGAGGTTGGGGGTGGAGTTGATGAAGGACATGGAGTTGGAGGTGAGGAGAAGGCTGAAGTTGGGGGAGACGAAGAGGTTGAAGTTGGGGAAGACGAAGAGGCTGAAGTTGGGGAAGACGAAGAGGCTGAAGTTCGTCCCGATTGTGGCTTcgaagaagaaggtgatggaAATGAAGTTGATGACCCCCTAGGTGCACATACTGAAGTAAGAGGGGATGATGAAACTGTTggtaacattaattttattgaaatagatGATGATGCTGATGAAGAAGAACGGGAGGTCGTGCCATTGGCTATACCCCCATTGCGCAGTTTTGTTGGTGATCCAAGCACTAGTGTTGATGTAAACCAATTGTATACAGCAGTCAGCATCAGAGAGATGAACGTACACAG GGTTGTAAGCGAGATAATTGGCCAAAGCTTGAGCACGACTTCAATTTACACTTTGGCCCCAATGAAATACGTTGATAACATG gTGGTGTTATTTGCTTGTACGGTCTTTATGTACTTTGAGAAAAGGTTGTGCGGTGTTGTTAAGAGGATTCATTTTAGTCCGTTATActcg ATTATAGGAAACGTCCACAGAATCGCCATGTATTCACGCTTCATAACTATAACACTTATTTGCGTTCCGATCATTTTGGACTTGAAGAATTACCCAAGGCGGACTTT ttgTTTCTGCCATTTGTCCACGATGATCATTGGTGGTGTTATTCAGTGA